A window of Candidatus Vicinibacter proximus contains these coding sequences:
- the recA gene encoding recombinase RecA has protein sequence MSKEREEKLKALQLTVDRLEKTYGKGSIMKLGDKPVLDEVDSISTGSISLDMCLGVGGFPRGRVIEIYGPESSGKTTLAIHAIAECQKKGGIAAFIDAEHAFDRSYAEALGVNTEDLLISQPDNGEQALEIAENLIRSGAIDIIVIDSVAALVPRSEIEGEMGDSKMGLQARLMSQALRKLTGTIGKTGCCCIFINQLREKIGVMFGNPETTTGGNALKFYASMRLDIRRSGNAIKDKEGTVTGNRVKVKVVKNKLAPPFRVAEFDIEYGVGISKAGEIVDLGADLNVLTKSGSWYAYENTKVAQGRDAAKQFMLDNPELAKEIEEKIRQKLASGKMVKVEVGSVEE, from the coding sequence ATGTCAAAAGAACGCGAAGAAAAATTAAAAGCCCTACAATTAACAGTAGATAGATTAGAAAAAACATACGGGAAAGGTTCCATCATGAAATTGGGGGATAAACCGGTTCTTGATGAAGTGGACAGCATTTCAACTGGTTCAATAAGTCTGGATATGTGTCTTGGTGTAGGTGGATTTCCAAGGGGGAGGGTAATTGAAATTTATGGCCCGGAAAGTTCAGGTAAAACTACCCTTGCTATTCATGCCATTGCGGAATGTCAAAAAAAAGGTGGAATTGCAGCTTTTATTGATGCTGAACATGCCTTTGACAGGAGTTATGCGGAAGCTTTGGGAGTGAATACAGAAGATTTGTTGATATCACAGCCAGATAATGGTGAACAGGCATTAGAAATTGCTGAAAATCTGATTAGGTCCGGAGCAATAGATATAATTGTGATAGATTCTGTTGCTGCCCTTGTGCCCAGAAGTGAAATTGAAGGGGAAATGGGGGATTCAAAAATGGGATTGCAAGCCCGGTTAATGTCTCAGGCCTTGAGGAAACTTACAGGCACAATTGGAAAAACCGGATGCTGTTGCATTTTTATCAATCAATTGAGAGAGAAAATTGGGGTTATGTTTGGTAATCCTGAAACCACTACCGGTGGAAACGCCCTAAAATTTTATGCCTCCATGCGTTTGGACATTCGCAGAAGTGGGAATGCAATTAAAGATAAGGAAGGCACCGTCACAGGAAATAGAGTAAAGGTTAAAGTGGTAAAAAATAAGCTGGCCCCACCCTTTAGAGTTGCGGAATTTGATATTGAATACGGAGTAGGTATAAGCAAAGCAGGGGAAATTGTAGATCTTGGTGCAGATCTGAATGTATTGACAAAGAGCGGGAGCTGGTATGCTTATGAGAATACGAAAGTTGCCCAGGGTAGAGATGCAGCAAAGCAATTTATGCTTGACAATCCAGAACTTGCCAAAGAAATTGAAGAAAAGATTCGTCAAAAGTTAGCCAGTGGGAAAATGGTTAAAGTTGAGGTAGGTTCAGTTGAAGAATAG
- a CDS encoding histidine ammonia-lyase: MNANVIIEDGDLCLEDIIRIWKNKQSIDLANPLWQTVGNCRSTLEKLISNGGESIYGINTGFGSLCNTIIPEFELDQLQYNLVRSHACGTGNHISKDSSRLVLLLKIISLSKGNSCIRTETLKFLIKLYNEDIIPVIPEMGSLGASGDLAPLAHLSLPLIGEGFVWKNDLIISTKDFLQSSDIKIPGLKAKEGLALLNGTQYSLSLLVDACNQSLELITQANYIASLSMEAYDVTLDFLHPEIHQMRKQTGQIQTANNILNILRDTFLDKRSKLMVQDPYSFRCIPQVHGATLDAVNYVCSIAEKEINAVTDNPVLLSDATIKSGGNFHAQPLALCADFLSIALAEIGSISERRLYKLIDGNRGLPEFLTENPGLNSGYMIVQYSAAALVSINKQYATPSAVDSIVTSKGQEDHVSMAANAGIKCLKIISNIRQVLAMEWMTATRAWNFRYNWQLGPILSHLVSEYNKIIPYKKDDHIPSDDYLPTIEFLRNLIK, translated from the coding sequence ATGAATGCAAATGTTATTATAGAGGACGGAGATTTATGCCTGGAGGACATTATCAGAATTTGGAAAAATAAGCAATCAATAGATCTAGCTAATCCACTCTGGCAAACAGTAGGTAACTGCCGATCGACATTAGAAAAGTTGATAAGCAATGGGGGGGAATCAATTTATGGAATAAATACTGGCTTTGGCTCTTTGTGTAATACCATTATTCCAGAATTTGAACTTGATCAACTTCAATATAATCTTGTAAGATCTCACGCTTGCGGAACCGGAAATCATATTTCAAAAGATAGTTCGAGGTTAGTGCTCTTGTTAAAAATTATTTCCCTATCCAAAGGAAATTCTTGCATCAGAACAGAAACTTTAAAATTCTTAATAAAATTATACAATGAGGACATTATTCCTGTAATTCCTGAGATGGGTTCACTTGGTGCCTCTGGTGACCTTGCACCTTTGGCCCATTTAAGTCTTCCTTTAATTGGTGAGGGATTCGTTTGGAAAAATGATTTGATCATTTCAACCAAAGATTTTTTACAGAGTTCAGATATCAAAATACCTGGTTTAAAGGCAAAAGAAGGTTTGGCTTTATTGAACGGAACTCAATATTCCCTATCTCTCTTGGTAGATGCTTGCAATCAAAGTCTTGAACTTATTACTCAAGCTAACTATATAGCTTCTCTTTCCATGGAGGCATATGATGTAACTTTGGATTTTCTTCATCCTGAAATTCATCAGATGAGAAAACAAACAGGACAAATTCAAACCGCTAATAATATATTAAATATATTAAGGGATACATTTTTAGATAAAAGAAGTAAACTAATGGTACAAGACCCATATAGTTTTAGATGTATTCCCCAGGTCCATGGCGCAACATTAGATGCAGTGAATTATGTATGTAGCATTGCCGAAAAAGAAATAAATGCGGTAACAGACAATCCGGTTTTACTTTCGGACGCAACAATAAAATCAGGCGGAAATTTTCATGCCCAGCCACTTGCATTATGTGCAGATTTTCTTTCCATAGCATTGGCGGAAATTGGTAGTATTTCAGAGAGAAGATTGTACAAACTAATTGATGGCAACCGGGGATTACCTGAGTTTCTTACAGAGAACCCTGGTCTTAATTCAGGATATATGATAGTACAATATTCAGCAGCTGCGCTAGTAAGTATTAATAAACAATATGCTACCCCTTCTGCTGTAGATTCAATTGTTACCAGTAAAGGTCAAGAGGATCATGTCAGCATGGCAGCAAATGCAGGAATAAAGTGTCTAAAAATAATTTCTAACATTAGACAAGTTCTTGCGATGGAATGGATGACCGCTACACGAGCTTGGAATTTCCGATATAACTGGCAGCTTGGCCCCATTCTTTCACATTTAGTAAGTGAATACAACAAAATAATTCCCTATAAAAAAGATGATCACATCCCCTCTGATGACTATTTACCTACTATAGAATTTTTAAGAAATTTAATAAAATGA
- a CDS encoding acyloxyacyl hydrolase, translating into MKSVLYVSFYFLCLSCCIGQKNRPFGYQIGFQTSKLVAHNSRFAFKPKGFGYFIDGSIYYQTTGRKLWEKIYHFPRYGLQLKYLYLGQPNELLGRAFGIYPFFDFTIKQNRNSSFSFLIGCGLAYVNKPYDIKINPFQNAIGSYWNNITTFQFRWNINQNKAYGLYSVLALHHISNGAYKYPNLGLNFFSIGAGINSLPFRMKKNDLVDSLHHTKWSFSILSGGAIKEAKIPGGPKYPIQMLGLDIGYEYRTFKSVRIGIEYEHHKLSSYFASHTEIKPNISSAWLEGLRLQIYGSHEWLVGPASIEVRMGYQVLNSGLLAGYPVFNKLIFQYQIKLPKSSPFYLTSGVALKTHYGVAEYIALIAGVRWQKTYH; encoded by the coding sequence ATGAAATCAGTACTATATGTTTCATTTTATTTCCTTTGTTTATCTTGTTGTATCGGTCAGAAAAATCGTCCATTTGGATACCAAATTGGTTTCCAAACTTCAAAATTAGTTGCACACAATAGCAGATTCGCCTTCAAACCAAAAGGTTTTGGATATTTTATAGACGGTAGTATTTATTACCAAACTACAGGCAGAAAACTTTGGGAAAAAATTTATCACTTTCCAAGATATGGCTTACAATTAAAATATTTATATCTTGGTCAACCAAATGAACTTTTGGGCCGGGCATTTGGCATATATCCCTTTTTTGATTTTACAATTAAACAAAATAGAAATTCAAGCTTTAGTTTTTTAATAGGATGTGGCTTGGCTTATGTTAATAAACCTTACGACATTAAGATTAATCCATTTCAAAATGCCATTGGATCATATTGGAATAATATCACAACATTTCAATTTAGGTGGAATATAAATCAAAATAAAGCTTACGGCTTATATTCAGTCCTGGCATTACATCACATTTCTAATGGCGCCTACAAATATCCTAATCTTGGGTTGAACTTTTTTAGCATAGGCGCAGGGATAAATTCCCTACCGTTTAGAATGAAAAAAAATGATCTGGTAGATTCCTTACATCATACAAAATGGTCCTTCTCAATTCTTTCCGGTGGCGCGATTAAAGAAGCTAAAATTCCAGGTGGTCCAAAATACCCAATTCAAATGTTAGGATTAGATATTGGTTATGAATACAGAACTTTTAAATCCGTTCGAATAGGCATTGAATATGAACATCACAAGCTGTCTTCCTACTTTGCTTCACATACTGAAATTAAACCAAATATAAGTTCAGCCTGGTTAGAAGGACTTAGGCTTCAAATATACGGATCACATGAATGGTTGGTAGGACCTGCTTCTATTGAAGTAAGAATGGGATATCAAGTTTTGAATAGCGGCCTACTTGCCGGATATCCTGTTTTTAACAAACTTATATTTCAGTATCAAATTAAGCTCCCTAAGTCATCGCCTTTCTATTTAACGAGTGGGGTAGCTTTAAAAACTCATTATGGTGTTGCAGAGTACATTGCACTTATTGCTGGGGTTCGATGGCAAAAAACTTATCACTAA
- a CDS encoding DUF547 domain-containing protein has protein sequence MIKFILIGVLCITQVDIHGQSEHQVWTNLLKRHVTESGIVNYNGFKRDSGMLNSYLSYLSENGPKSSWTPNRTLAYWINAYNAFTIKLVTQYYPIKSIKEIGGKIPFVNSSWDIKFIKVNDEILDLNNIEHSKIRKQFSDPRIHMALVCASKSCPILMNEAFKEDHLEEQLDIQSRRFLSDLKRNAVSKNKLEISMIFKWYKSDFKKVGGVKSFLKKYSPVSFSEDAKISYLEYDWNLND, from the coding sequence ATGATAAAGTTTATATTGATTGGTGTGTTATGTATAACCCAAGTTGATATTCATGGTCAATCAGAGCATCAGGTTTGGACGAATCTTCTGAAAAGGCATGTGACAGAATCTGGGATAGTTAATTATAATGGTTTTAAAAGAGATAGTGGAATGCTAAATTCTTATCTAAGTTATTTATCTGAAAATGGCCCAAAATCCTCTTGGACACCAAATCGTACTCTGGCTTATTGGATCAATGCTTATAATGCCTTTACGATTAAGTTAGTAACTCAGTATTATCCCATAAAGAGTATCAAGGAAATAGGCGGAAAAATTCCATTTGTAAATTCTAGTTGGGATATAAAATTCATAAAAGTAAATGATGAGATACTAGATTTGAATAATATCGAGCATAGCAAAATTAGAAAACAATTTAGTGATCCCCGTATTCATATGGCGCTTGTATGTGCTTCTAAGTCTTGTCCGATATTAATGAATGAAGCATTTAAGGAGGATCACTTGGAGGAACAATTGGATATCCAGTCCAGAAGATTTCTATCTGACCTTAAGAGAAATGCAGTTAGTAAAAATAAGTTGGAGATTTCTATGATATTCAAATGGTATAAATCCGATTTTAAGAAAGTCGGAGGTGTTAAATCCTTCCTAAAGAAATATTCCCCAGTTTCATTTTCAGAAGATGCAAAAATTTCTTATCTTGAATATGACTGGAACTTAAATGATTAA
- a CDS encoding carboxymuconolactone decarboxylase family protein: protein MKTYYNSEDLKKFGQIGEFEPKLAKLFFDYYGEVFKEGALTAREKSLIALAVAHAIQCPYCIDAYSVDTLEKGCDEAQVMEAVHVAAAIRGGASLVHSVQMMNKVKEISM from the coding sequence ATGAAAACTTATTACAATTCCGAAGATTTAAAAAAATTTGGTCAGATAGGAGAATTTGAACCTAAACTAGCTAAATTGTTCTTTGATTATTATGGTGAAGTATTTAAAGAAGGTGCATTAACTGCAAGAGAGAAAAGTTTGATTGCCCTTGCAGTTGCTCATGCAATTCAATGTCCATATTGTATTGATGCTTATAGCGTAGATACTCTTGAAAAAGGATGTGATGAAGCTCAGGTTATGGAGGCAGTACATGTAGCAGCAGCTATTCGTGGAGGAGCTTCTCTTGTACATAGTGTTCAAATGATGAACAAGGTTAAAGAAATATCTATGTAA